From the genome of Deinococcus sp. JMULE3, one region includes:
- a CDS encoding sugar ABC transporter substrate-binding protein, whose protein sequence is MKYRALTTLITAAMLGGTASAQKTQLEFWTISLAPLFNDEMNRLVAQFEKENPTVELKWVDVPATAMEQKLLASVAAGRPPAAVNLSSDMTVKLVQQGALEALDLSAAQKKLYFASPLNTFTYDGKVMGVPWYWAPKVVAYNTEIFRKAGLDPANPPRTIQTLIAAAKQIKDRTGMYGFMPNINGISMLYVFQEAGLPILDKSGSRAVFNSPEHVKVLQTYVDLYKKGYIPEDTMRRGFTAATELYSAGKLGMLITGPQFILRVQNDNKAIFDQTRVAPYPINIAGNVIHTGLMGFMVPKGVRDKALAQKLALFLTNDVNQLQFSKVTKTTFPSTVKASGDKFFKQGGSDAVSQGRLVASTELKRAKDLTLVYPDASKLNKVFKDNVEAAMAGQKSAKQALDDIVKAWNASL, encoded by the coding sequence ATGAAATACCGCGCCCTCACCACCCTGATCACCGCCGCGATGCTCGGCGGGACCGCCTCCGCGCAGAAGACCCAGCTGGAATTCTGGACGATCAGCCTCGCGCCGCTGTTCAACGACGAGATGAACCGCCTGGTCGCGCAGTTCGAGAAGGAAAACCCCACCGTGGAACTCAAGTGGGTGGACGTGCCCGCCACCGCCATGGAGCAGAAGCTGCTCGCGTCGGTCGCCGCCGGTCGCCCGCCGGCCGCCGTGAACCTCAGCAGCGACATGACCGTCAAGCTGGTGCAGCAGGGCGCGCTGGAGGCGCTGGACCTGAGTGCCGCGCAGAAGAAGCTGTACTTCGCCAGCCCGCTGAACACCTTCACGTACGACGGGAAGGTCATGGGCGTGCCGTGGTACTGGGCGCCGAAGGTCGTGGCGTACAACACCGAGATCTTCCGCAAGGCGGGCCTGGACCCCGCCAACCCGCCGCGCACCATCCAGACGCTGATCGCCGCAGCGAAGCAGATCAAGGACAGGACCGGCATGTATGGCTTCATGCCGAACATCAACGGGATCAGCATGCTGTACGTGTTCCAGGAGGCGGGCCTGCCCATCCTGGACAAGAGCGGCAGCCGGGCCGTGTTCAACAGCCCCGAGCACGTCAAGGTGCTGCAGACGTACGTGGACCTGTACAAGAAGGGCTACATCCCCGAGGACACCATGCGCCGCGGGTTCACGGCCGCGACCGAGCTGTACTCGGCCGGGAAGCTGGGCATGCTGATCACGGGCCCGCAGTTCATCCTGCGCGTGCAGAACGACAACAAGGCGATCTTCGATCAGACGCGCGTGGCGCCGTACCCGATCAACATCGCCGGGAACGTCATCCACACCGGCCTGATGGGCTTCATGGTGCCCAAGGGTGTGCGGGACAAGGCGCTGGCGCAGAAGCTCGCGCTGTTCCTCACGAACGACGTGAACCAGCTGCAGTTCAGCAAGGTCACGAAGACGACCTTCCCCAGCACCGTGAAGGCCAGCGGGGACAAGTTCTTCAAGCAGGGCGGATCGGACGCCGTCAGCCAGGGCCGCCTCGTGGCGTCCACGGAACTCAAGCGCGCCAAGGACCTGACGCTGGTGTACCCGGACGCCAGCAAGCTGAACAAGGTCTTCAAGGACAACGTGGAGGCCGCGATGGCCGGTCAGAAGAGCGCCAAGCAGGCGCTGGACGACATCGTGAAGGCCTGGAACGCCAGCCTGTAA
- a CDS encoding glycoside hydrolase family 26 protein: MPAVTPPSHQSARRAPRRTRALHEWILTAALCGLTGLPTAHAAPLPSCGVFGLTVDSPAVLDALERKLGCRFGAVRWFQDWNTPFNQAYARTLSAQGRELELSWQPRVRAASGVRGVPYRDIAAGRHDAYLRQFARDLRRGGVTVRVTFAPEMNGNWGTYQLTRSNTPADFVRAWRRIVNVFRAEKAPVRWVWTPNILYPGMPSSYRALYPGGEWVHEVGLDGYNWGTTNPWNRWLSFRDTFAASYRQLKLVAGDKPVQLGELASVEQGGSKAAWIRDMCAALPGFGQIRRAFWFHLKDGRVDWRITTSEASLDAFRRCVRTRR, encoded by the coding sequence ATGCCTGCCGTCACCCCGCCTTCCCATCAATCGGCCCGCCGCGCACCCCGCCGCACACGCGCCCTTCATGAGTGGATTCTGACAGCGGCCCTGTGCGGCCTGACCGGCCTGCCGACCGCCCACGCCGCGCCCCTGCCCTCCTGCGGGGTGTTCGGGCTGACGGTGGACAGCCCCGCCGTACTGGACGCCCTGGAACGCAAACTGGGCTGCCGCTTCGGTGCGGTCCGCTGGTTCCAGGACTGGAACACACCGTTCAACCAGGCGTACGCCCGCACCCTGAGTGCTCAGGGCCGCGAACTGGAACTGTCCTGGCAGCCCCGCGTGCGCGCCGCGTCCGGCGTGCGGGGCGTGCCGTACCGCGACATTGCCGCCGGACGGCACGACGCGTACCTGCGGCAGTTCGCGCGCGACCTCCGGCGGGGCGGCGTGACGGTCCGCGTGACCTTCGCCCCGGAGATGAACGGCAACTGGGGCACGTACCAGCTGACCCGCAGCAACACCCCCGCCGATTTCGTACGGGCGTGGCGGCGGATCGTGAACGTGTTCCGGGCCGAGAAGGCCCCGGTGCGCTGGGTGTGGACACCGAACATCCTGTACCCCGGCATGCCCAGCTCCTACCGGGCGCTGTACCCGGGCGGCGAGTGGGTGCACGAGGTCGGCCTGGACGGGTACAACTGGGGCACCACCAACCCCTGGAACCGCTGGCTGAGTTTCCGCGACACCTTCGCCGCGTCGTACCGGCAACTGAAGCTCGTGGCGGGCGACAAGCCCGTGCAGCTGGGCGAACTGGCCAGCGTGGAGCAGGGCGGCAGCAAGGCCGCGTGGATCCGGGACATGTGTGCGGCCCTGCCGGGTTTCGGGCAGATCCGCCGGGCGTTCTGGTTCCACCTGAAAGACGGCCGGGTGGACTGGCGCATCACGACCAGCGAGGCGTCCCTGGACGCGTTCCGCCGCTGCGTCCGCACGCGCCGCTGA
- a CDS encoding beta-N-acetylhexosaminidase has product MKQRIWGLWPLLISLSLGAAATPVTLTPAAEARVQTPFASLVPQPKAATFPNGTLPLSGLGVRVVGTAPELGWAARDLRAEWKTRLGLTLADAPAGGKGVVIGTLADADLAARAKAAGLTPGGAEAYALWVDDGGAYVVGADARGAYLGAQTLRQLLTPAGLRYARITDAPALRQRVAMIYLDQYSRGVNDALIPMLAALKFNAVLVMSNYVQWDTAKAGGFAHPGGASKAEARRVADLARSYGLEVIPLIETLSHAGWMFYGGKNADLKQDPDSQNPWAYDTLNPATYDRVILPILKEAVEVFGPKVIHLGHDEVRNRDRFPARENGKALGFETLFVNDVVKLHGYLKGLGVDSMIWHDTAFADAVIGTLPARLPKDLQVAYWNYAPGNSFGMLGTIQKLGFPTFGASWSDPGNAEGHAQAAASLGAHGMIQTRWTGYFGNPSIWDGNADQGTPFVRAAGAFWNPAAPAVKDAELRYRDLYQPTPYRAEAGATVDLSPVVTRALADEDGSGWIGKGRDIDLRNLKPRVQRLGAYLFDVRGAVMLRGSRASVKSLPDRATVDLNRKARALAFLHATGWPAATNREKVGQYEIEYADGSRITQPLEYGRHIRAWTDTAPTSMIPAPGWNGVTGEGLNVAVPVLEWVNLRPDQVIRSVTLVSGGGNANPALLGLTVLGD; this is encoded by the coding sequence ATGAAGCAGCGAATCTGGGGCCTGTGGCCTCTGTTGATCAGCCTGAGCCTGGGCGCGGCGGCGACGCCCGTGACCCTCACCCCGGCCGCCGAGGCGCGCGTGCAGACGCCGTTCGCCTCGCTGGTGCCGCAGCCGAAGGCGGCGACCTTCCCGAACGGCACGCTGCCCCTGAGCGGGCTGGGTGTGCGCGTGGTGGGCACGGCGCCGGAGCTGGGGTGGGCCGCGCGGGACCTGCGCGCCGAGTGGAAGACGCGGCTGGGCCTGACACTGGCCGACGCCCCGGCGGGCGGGAAGGGCGTCGTGATCGGCACGCTGGCCGACGCCGATCTGGCCGCCCGCGCGAAGGCGGCGGGCCTGACGCCGGGCGGCGCGGAAGCGTACGCGCTGTGGGTGGACGACGGCGGGGCGTACGTGGTCGGGGCGGACGCGCGCGGCGCGTACCTGGGCGCGCAGACCCTGCGGCAGCTCCTGACGCCCGCCGGGCTGCGCTACGCCCGCATCACGGACGCGCCCGCCCTGCGCCAGCGCGTGGCGATGATCTACCTCGACCAGTACAGCAGGGGCGTCAACGACGCCCTGATTCCCATGCTGGCCGCCCTGAAGTTCAACGCGGTGCTCGTCATGAGCAACTACGTGCAGTGGGACACGGCCAAGGCGGGGGGTTTCGCGCACCCCGGCGGGGCCAGCAAGGCCGAGGCGAGGCGCGTGGCGGACCTGGCCCGCAGCTACGGCCTGGAGGTCATCCCGCTGATCGAGACGCTGTCGCACGCCGGGTGGATGTTCTACGGCGGGAAGAACGCGGACCTGAAACAGGACCCGGACAGCCAGAATCCCTGGGCGTACGACACGCTGAACCCCGCCACGTACGACCGCGTGATCCTGCCCATCCTGAAGGAGGCCGTCGAGGTCTTTGGGCCGAAGGTGATTCACCTGGGGCACGACGAGGTCCGTAACCGTGACCGCTTCCCCGCACGCGAGAACGGCAAGGCGCTGGGGTTCGAGACGCTGTTCGTGAACGACGTCGTGAAGCTGCACGGGTACCTCAAGGGACTGGGCGTGGACAGCATGATCTGGCACGACACCGCCTTCGCAGACGCCGTGATCGGCACGCTGCCCGCCCGCCTCCCGAAGGACCTGCAGGTGGCGTACTGGAACTACGCGCCGGGGAACAGTTTCGGCATGCTGGGCACCATCCAGAAGCTGGGCTTCCCGACCTTCGGGGCCAGCTGGTCCGACCCGGGCAACGCCGAAGGGCACGCGCAGGCCGCCGCGAGTCTCGGCGCGCATGGCATGATCCAGACCCGCTGGACCGGATACTTCGGGAACCCCAGCATCTGGGACGGGAACGCCGACCAGGGCACGCCGTTCGTGCGCGCGGCGGGCGCGTTCTGGAATCCGGCCGCGCCCGCTGTGAAGGACGCTGAACTGCGCTACCGCGACCTGTATCAACCCACCCCGTACCGCGCCGAGGCGGGCGCGACGGTGGACCTCTCCCCCGTCGTGACGCGCGCCCTGGCAGATGAGGACGGAAGCGGCTGGATCGGCAAGGGCCGGGACATCGATCTGCGGAATCTGAAGCCCCGCGTGCAGCGGCTGGGCGCATACCTGTTCGACGTCCGGGGGGCCGTGATGCTGCGCGGCAGCCGCGCCAGCGTCAAATCCCTCCCTGACCGCGCCACGGTGGACCTGAACCGCAAGGCCCGCGCCCTGGCGTTCCTGCACGCGACCGGCTGGCCCGCCGCCACCAACCGCGAGAAGGTCGGCCAGTACGAGATCGAATACGCAGACGGCAGCCGGATCACGCAACCGCTGGAGTACGGGCGGCACATCCGCGCCTGGACGGACACCGCCCCCACCAGCATGATCCCCGCCCCCGGCTGGAATGGCGTGACCGGCGAGGGCCTGAACGTCGCCGTGCCCGTCCTGGAATGGGTGAATCTCAGGCCCGATCAGGTCATCCGCTCCGTGACACTGGTCAGCGGGGGCGGCAACGCCAACCCCGCCCTGCTGGGCCTGACGGTCCTCGGCGACTGA
- a CDS encoding N-acetylmannosamine-6-phosphate 2-epimerase, producing the protein MSDVLRRLRGALIVSVQADDGSPMRDTGIIAAMSRAALLGGARGLRLRSPEDIRAVRALTDVPLIGLTKQAQPGSPVYITATPAEVRAVAQAGADIVAFDGTDLPRPYPVADLIGEAHACGALAMADISTLAEAQAAYAAGADIVGTTMSGYTPHSPQQAGPDVELMRALAAGGLPFIAEGRLNTPELAAQALGTGAHAVVVGSAITRPDHVTRWFAQALGMAGSRSS; encoded by the coding sequence GTGAGTGACGTGCTACGGCGCCTGCGGGGCGCATTGATCGTGAGTGTCCAGGCGGACGACGGCAGCCCCATGCGGGACACGGGCATCATCGCGGCCATGAGCCGCGCGGCGCTGCTGGGCGGCGCCCGGGGCCTGCGGCTGCGCAGTCCGGAGGACATCCGGGCGGTGCGGGCACTGACGGACGTGCCACTGATCGGGTTGACCAAGCAGGCGCAGCCGGGCTCGCCGGTGTACATCACGGCCACCCCGGCAGAGGTGCGCGCGGTGGCCCAGGCCGGCGCGGACATCGTGGCGTTCGACGGAACGGACCTCCCCCGCCCGTACCCGGTGGCGGACCTGATCGGCGAGGCGCACGCCTGCGGGGCGCTGGCGATGGCGGACATCAGCACGCTGGCGGAAGCGCAGGCGGCGTACGCGGCGGGTGCGGACATCGTGGGAACCACCATGAGCGGGTACACGCCGCACAGCCCGCAGCAGGCCGGGCCGGATGTCGAGCTGATGCGCGCCCTGGCAGCCGGGGGGCTGCCGTTCATCGCGGAGGGGCGCCTGAACACGCCGGAACTGGCCGCGCAGGCCCTGGGGACCGGCGCGCACGCGGTGGTGGTGGGCAGCGCGATCACCCGCCCGGATCACGTGACCCGCTGGTTCGCGCAGGCGCTCGGGATGGCGGGCAGCCGGTCAAGCTGA
- a CDS encoding phage holin family protein produces MGFVLRLLVSALALYLLTRVYAGVSFAPGADLLSVLIAALVMGIVNALVRPVLLLLSLPVNVLTLGLFTLVVNGVVLWLVAAATALNVAGFGAAIIGAVVLAVISWVLDAAVRALGLEKDQ; encoded by the coding sequence ATGGGATTCGTCCTCCGACTGCTGGTCAGCGCGCTGGCCCTGTACCTCCTGACCCGCGTGTACGCCGGGGTGAGCTTCGCGCCCGGCGCCGACCTGCTGAGCGTCCTGATCGCCGCGCTCGTCATGGGCATCGTGAACGCCCTGGTGCGCCCCGTGCTGCTGCTGCTGTCCCTGCCCGTGAACGTCCTCACGCTGGGGCTGTTCACGCTGGTCGTCAACGGCGTCGTGCTGTGGCTGGTGGCTGCCGCGACCGCCCTGAACGTCGCTGGCTTCGGCGCGGCCATCATCGGCGCGGTCGTGCTGGCCGTCATCTCCTGGGTGCTGGACGCCGCCGTGCGCGCCCTGGGCCTGGAGAAGGACCAGTGA
- the aroE gene encoding shikimate dehydrogenase, giving the protein MPDPLSLRAFLFADPAAHSLSPRMHRAAFAYAGLSGSYEARRVPADELPDAVAGLRAAGVLGANLSLPHKEAALGLLDSLSDAARAIGAVNTVTHRDGSLRGENTDAPGLLAALRDAGLPDLPLGSDVVILGAGGAARAAAFVALRDLRGRAWIVNRTLERAQALAADFAGWGEVQAASAPDVPWSSAALVVNASSAGLNHPEGTPLDAAFLARVPVGALVYDMVYKPAETRLMREASALGLSAHNGLGMLAHQARLAFREWTGVDVPAGVFRDALADGLVS; this is encoded by the coding sequence GTGCCCGACCCGCTTTCCCTGCGCGCCTTTCTGTTCGCGGACCCGGCGGCGCATTCGCTGTCGCCTCGTATGCACCGGGCCGCATTCGCGTACGCCGGGCTGTCCGGTTCGTACGAGGCGCGGCGCGTGCCCGCCGATGAGCTGCCGGACGCTGTCGCGGGCCTGCGGGCGGCGGGGGTGCTGGGGGCGAACCTCAGCCTGCCGCACAAGGAAGCGGCGCTGGGGCTGCTGGATTCCCTGAGTGACGCGGCGCGGGCGATCGGGGCGGTGAATACCGTCACGCATCGGGACGGGTCGCTGCGTGGGGAGAACACGGACGCGCCGGGGCTGCTCGCGGCGCTGCGGGACGCGGGCCTGCCGGACCTGCCGCTCGGGTCGGACGTCGTGATTCTGGGGGCGGGCGGGGCGGCGCGCGCGGCGGCGTTCGTGGCGCTGCGGGACCTGCGGGGCCGGGCGTGGATCGTGAACCGCACGCTGGAGCGGGCGCAGGCGCTCGCGGCGGATTTCGCCGGGTGGGGAGAGGTGCAGGCGGCGTCCGCGCCGGACGTGCCGTGGTCGTCGGCGGCGCTGGTCGTGAATGCCAGCAGCGCGGGCCTGAACCACCCGGAGGGCACGCCGCTGGACGCCGCGTTCCTGGCGCGGGTGCCGGTGGGGGCGCTGGTGTACGACATGGTGTACAAGCCGGCCGAGACGCGCCTGATGCGCGAGGCGAGTGCCCTTGGCCTGAGTGCGCACAATGGCCTGGGGATGCTGGCGCATCAGGCGCGGCTGGCGTTCCGCGAGTGGACGGGCGTGGACGTGCCGGCCGGCGTGTTCCGTGACGCGCTGGCGGACGGTCTGGTCTCGTGA
- a CDS encoding type IV pilus twitching motility protein PilT: MTLDELLREMVGRRASDVHLQAGSPPMGRIDGQLVPFGTQPLMPPDTMLLAQSLMNADQWDDFTYRNELDLAYSVSGLGRFRCNVFRQRGAVGMVMRIVSDAIPGFEALGLPADVMRGLSEHARGLILVTGPTGSGKSTTLASLIDHINRAYAYNIITIEDPIEILHKNKKSIVVQREVGSDTRDFRTALKYAMRQDPDVIMIGEMRDKETVEAALSAAQTGHLVVSTLHTQDAVRSVNRIIDFFPPFEREQVRLQLAESLVGIISQRLLRRADGVGRVLGLEVLLNTPLIQEYIKDEDKTPLIKDALIEDNIRGMHTFDQHLVQLYRNTLITMDEALAAATSPHELKLMVTRSGFTF, encoded by the coding sequence GTGACCCTCGACGAACTCCTGCGCGAGATGGTCGGCCGCCGCGCCAGCGACGTCCACCTCCAGGCGGGCAGCCCCCCCATGGGCCGCATCGACGGACAGCTCGTGCCGTTCGGCACGCAGCCCCTCATGCCGCCCGACACCATGCTGCTCGCCCAGTCCCTCATGAACGCCGACCAGTGGGACGACTTCACGTACCGCAACGAACTCGACCTCGCGTACAGCGTCTCCGGACTGGGCCGCTTCCGCTGCAACGTCTTCCGGCAGCGCGGCGCGGTCGGCATGGTCATGCGCATCGTCTCCGACGCCATCCCCGGCTTCGAGGCGCTGGGTCTCCCGGCGGACGTCATGCGCGGCCTGTCCGAACACGCCCGCGGCCTGATCCTCGTCACCGGCCCCACCGGCTCCGGCAAGAGCACCACCCTCGCCAGCCTGATCGACCACATCAACCGCGCGTACGCGTACAACATCATCACCATCGAGGACCCCATCGAGATCCTCCACAAGAACAAGAAGAGCATCGTCGTGCAGCGCGAGGTCGGCAGCGACACCCGCGACTTCCGCACCGCCCTGAAGTACGCCATGCGCCAGGACCCGGACGTCATCATGATCGGCGAGATGCGCGACAAGGAAACCGTCGAGGCCGCCCTGAGCGCCGCGCAGACCGGCCACCTCGTCGTCAGCACCCTGCACACCCAGGACGCCGTACGCAGCGTGAACCGCATCATCGACTTCTTCCCACCCTTCGAACGTGAACAGGTTCGCCTGCAACTCGCCGAATCGCTCGTCGGCATCATCAGCCAGCGCCTCCTGCGCCGCGCCGACGGCGTGGGCCGCGTCCTGGGCCTGGAAGTCCTGCTGAACACCCCCCTGATCCAGGAATACATCAAGGACGAGGACAAGACCCCCCTGATCAAGGACGCCCTGATCGAGGACAACATCCGCGGCATGCACACCTTCGACCAGCACCTCGTGCAGCTGTACCGCAACACCCTGATCACCATGGACGAGGCCCTGGCCGCCGCGACCAGCCCCCACGAACTGAAACTGATGGTCACCCGCAGCGGCTTCACGTTCTGA
- a CDS encoding glycoside hydrolase family 16 protein: MTIHRTAAAALLGLWLTACNDLSTPQATATTLRPAAATWTETFDTLDSARWIRSSWPGFWQAPGLTGGFDPSLASVKGGHLLLTLNVQACATGLCARAAEIQSAQTFGFGRYTYRFRAASTSANPSRSGKVQSGNISGAFSYVNDSATEIDLEIEGNRPRTLNAAVWNTVNNKSYSVLPTGVTFGQSFQTLTYEWRPDRVTYFLNGTKVWETTQNVPQQAAHIMLNVWPTNSAAWGGTATTGTVHMLVDEIRFEAF, encoded by the coding sequence ATGACCATCCACCGAACCGCCGCCGCCGCCCTGCTGGGCCTGTGGCTCACCGCGTGCAACGACCTGTCCACCCCGCAGGCCACCGCAACCACCCTGCGCCCCGCCGCCGCCACCTGGACCGAAACCTTCGACACGCTGGACAGCGCCCGCTGGATCCGCTCCAGCTGGCCCGGCTTCTGGCAGGCGCCCGGCCTGACCGGCGGGTTCGACCCGTCCCTGGCCAGCGTGAAGGGCGGCCACCTGCTGCTCACCCTGAACGTGCAGGCCTGCGCGACCGGCCTGTGCGCCCGCGCCGCCGAGATCCAGAGCGCCCAGACCTTCGGCTTCGGGCGGTACACCTACCGCTTCCGCGCCGCCAGCACCAGCGCCAACCCCTCCCGCAGCGGCAAGGTCCAGAGCGGGAACATCAGCGGCGCGTTCAGCTACGTGAACGACAGCGCCACCGAGATCGACCTGGAAATCGAGGGGAACCGCCCTAGGACCCTGAACGCCGCCGTGTGGAACACCGTGAACAACAAGAGCTACAGCGTGCTGCCCACCGGCGTCACCTTCGGGCAGAGCTTCCAGACCCTGACGTACGAGTGGCGCCCCGACCGCGTCACGTACTTCCTGAACGGCACGAAAGTCTGGGAGACCACGCAGAACGTCCCGCAGCAGGCCGCACACATCATGCTGAACGTCTGGCCCACCAACAGCGCCGCGTGGGGCGGCACCGCCACGACCGGCACCGTGCACATGCTGGTGGACGAAATCCGTTTCGAGGCGTTCTGA
- the nagZ gene encoding beta-N-acetylhexosaminidase, translating into MSPTPNGPLSSGALVMVDIPGPTLDDDTAAYLRRHGIRSVCLFRKNVESEAQLSALCADLRAVMGEHALIALDHEGGAILRPTFWPHAPSAMSQGAAGDETLTADVNAALARQLRRVGINWNFAPVLDVNVNPANPVIGERAFGADVELVTRMGRAALSGHDRAGVAACVKHFPGHGDTSLDSHLALPRVDKPRNELEAGEFAPFRDLLPVTPAVMTAHIIYPALDPARPATLSRAVLTGLLREAWAYDGVIVTDSMGMKAIDDHYGRGEAGVMALQAGADLVMALGRREAQEATLDAIQAALDSGTLDATQMQASVRRLETLAARYPAQADDTLDPQADAALLEGAWARGLSAYRDPVAPPPGSRVLLVAQAKVPRENVSEASVDAQTLADDLRGVYDVQLHAFDDPAELDWDALRAHGLPVILATTARHRHAALRGVRPDLHLALYNPYAALDVNAPALVTYGFQPEARRAALRWLGGDLAAAGTLPFPA; encoded by the coding sequence GTGAGCCCAACCCCGAACGGCCCCCTGTCCAGCGGCGCGCTGGTGATGGTGGACATCCCCGGCCCCACCCTGGACGACGACACCGCCGCGTACCTGCGCCGCCACGGCATCCGCAGCGTGTGCCTGTTCCGCAAGAACGTGGAGTCCGAGGCGCAACTGTCGGCGCTGTGCGCCGACCTGCGGGCCGTGATGGGCGAGCACGCCCTGATCGCCCTGGACCACGAGGGCGGCGCGATCCTGCGCCCCACCTTCTGGCCGCATGCCCCCAGCGCCATGAGTCAGGGGGCCGCGGGCGACGAGACGCTCACGGCGGACGTGAATGCCGCCCTGGCACGGCAGCTGCGCCGCGTGGGCATCAACTGGAACTTCGCGCCCGTGCTGGACGTGAACGTGAACCCCGCCAACCCCGTGATCGGCGAGCGGGCCTTCGGCGCCGACGTGGAACTGGTCACCCGCATGGGCCGCGCGGCGCTGTCCGGGCACGACCGGGCGGGCGTCGCCGCGTGCGTCAAACATTTCCCCGGCCACGGGGACACCAGCCTGGACAGCCACCTTGCGCTGCCCCGCGTGGACAAACCCAGGAACGAACTGGAGGCCGGGGAGTTCGCACCGTTCCGCGACCTGCTGCCCGTCACGCCCGCCGTGATGACCGCGCACATCATCTACCCGGCGCTGGACCCCGCGCGGCCCGCCACACTGTCCCGCGCGGTGCTGACCGGCCTGCTGCGCGAGGCGTGGGCCTATGACGGGGTGATCGTCACGGACTCCATGGGCATGAAGGCCATCGACGACCACTACGGGCGCGGCGAGGCCGGGGTGATGGCCCTCCAGGCAGGCGCGGACCTGGTCATGGCCCTCGGCCGCCGCGAGGCGCAGGAGGCCACCCTGGACGCCATCCAGGCCGCCCTCGACAGCGGCACGCTGGACGCCACGCAGATGCAGGCCAGCGTGCGCCGACTGGAGACCCTGGCCGCCCGCTACCCCGCGCAGGCCGACGACACCCTGGACCCGCAGGCGGACGCGGCGCTGCTGGAGGGCGCCTGGGCACGCGGCCTGAGCGCCTACCGCGACCCGGTCGCCCCGCCCCCCGGTTCACGCGTCCTGCTGGTCGCGCAGGCGAAAGTTCCCCGCGAGAACGTCAGCGAGGCCAGCGTGGACGCCCAGACCCTCGCCGATGACCTGCGCGGCGTGTACGACGTGCAGCTGCACGCTTTCGACGACCCGGCTGAACTCGACTGGGACGCCCTGCGTGCCCACGGCCTCCCGGTGATCCTCGCCACCACCGCCCGCCACCGGCACGCCGCGCTGCGCGGCGTCCGCCCGGACCTGCACCTCGCGCTGTACAACCCCTACGCCGCGCTGGACGTGAACGCCCCCGCGCTGGTCACGTACGGCTTCCAGCCCGAAGCGCGCCGCGCCGCGCTGCGCTGGCTCGGCGGCGACCTCGCGGCGGCCGGCACGCTGCCCTTCCCGGCCTGA
- the panC gene encoding pantoate--beta-alanine ligase codes for MLPHVLTTPHDLRAAVRGRRVAFVPTMGYLHDGHAALIRAARHEAGPGGLVVLSIFVNPMQFGPTEDLSRYPRDLDRDLGIAAQAGADLIFHPDVNTMYPQGYSTSVTVTGVSDGLDGAARPGHFTGVATVVLKLLNLVQPDVALFGEKDWQQLAVIRRMVRDLNVPVSIQGVPTVRAASGLALSSRNTYLTAEQQDRATILSRALRAVQAAYAAGERRPDALEAAGHAVLTQEPELTLDYLTVVGGDMQTPEIMDNDPMNRVLVAARLFGVRLIDNMPLQETL; via the coding sequence GTGCTCCCCCACGTCCTGACCACCCCACACGACCTGCGCGCTGCGGTCCGTGGGCGCCGCGTGGCGTTCGTGCCCACCATGGGCTACCTGCACGACGGGCACGCCGCCCTGATCCGCGCCGCCCGCCACGAGGCAGGCCCCGGCGGACTGGTCGTCCTGAGCATCTTCGTGAACCCCATGCAGTTCGGCCCCACCGAGGACCTCAGCCGTTACCCGCGCGACCTGGACCGCGACCTGGGGATCGCCGCGCAGGCCGGCGCCGACCTGATCTTCCACCCGGACGTGAACACCATGTATCCGCAGGGCTACAGCACCAGCGTCACCGTGACCGGGGTCAGCGACGGCCTGGACGGCGCCGCCCGCCCCGGACACTTCACGGGCGTCGCCACGGTCGTCCTGAAACTCCTGAACCTCGTGCAGCCCGACGTCGCCCTGTTCGGCGAGAAGGACTGGCAGCAACTGGCCGTGATCCGCCGTATGGTCCGCGACCTGAACGTCCCCGTCAGCATCCAGGGTGTGCCCACCGTCCGCGCCGCGTCCGGACTGGCCCTCAGCAGCCGCAACACCTACCTGACCGCCGAGCAGCAGGACCGCGCGACCATCCTCTCCCGCGCCCTGCGCGCCGTTCAGGCCGCCTACGCCGCCGGCGAACGCCGCCCGGACGCACTGGAAGCCGCCGGGCACGCGGTCCTCACGCAGGAACCCGAACTGACCCTGGATTACCTCACGGTCGTCGGGGGGGATATGCAGACGCCGGAAATCATGGACAATGACCCCATGAATCGCGTCTTGGTGGCGGCCCGCCTCTTCGGGGTGCGCCTGATCGACAACATGCCCCTTCAGGAGACACTGTGA